A genomic window from Purpureocillium takamizusanense chromosome 2, complete sequence includes:
- a CDS encoding uncharacterized protein (antiSMASH:Cluster_2.7): protein MSHSFGQHLMIVWCELGEDVGFRRADRNLRAIGTEEGGKHVVASFWLSRAPNNFHDNLRHIRKAGS from the coding sequence ATGAGCCACAGCTTTGGCCAGCATCTCATGATCGTGTGGTgtgagctcggcgaggatgtcggcttccgccgcgccgatAGGAACCTGCGTGCCATTGGAAcagaagaaggcggcaagCATGTCGTTGCCTCCTTCTGGCTCTCTCGCGCCCCCAATAATTTCCACGACAATCTGCGACACATCAGGAAGGCAGGCTCGTAA